The proteins below are encoded in one region of Apium graveolens cultivar Ventura chromosome 4, ASM990537v1, whole genome shotgun sequence:
- the LOC141717837 gene encoding splicing factor U2af large subunit A-like isoform X1: MSDYEAEADEFNNNNGSPLLTKANNNGAGLDSDSKSQRGSRGSEKEISRSRDKERDRGRDRESGRDRDRDRDKESSRDRDRERSRDKGRDRDRDRDRDRHRERDRYRERERSDRSDRGRGRGDDDGSRNSREDRKRDYDRDSYREERSRNKSESRGRDRSERRSKSGSPKSRSRSRSKSKRVSGFDMAPPASEMLAGAGSGATENAWSSLGQIPGTTPTIPGMFPNMFSLTTGQFGGLPVMPVQAMTQQATRHARRVYVGGLPPSANEQSVATFFSHVMSAIAGNTAGPGDAVVNVYINHEKKFAFVEMRSVEEASNAMALDGIIFEGAPVKVRRPSDYNPSLAATLGPSQPNPNLNLGAVGLMPGSAGGLEGPDRIFVGGVPYYFTEVQIRELLESFGPLRGFDLVKDRETGNSKGYAFCVYQDLSVTDIACAALNGIKMGDKTLTVRRANQGTTQAKPEQESVLLHAQQQIALQRLMLQQPPAPIGIASKVLCLTQVVTEDELKDDEDYEDILADMKTECGKFGDLVNVVIPRPNPNGEASAGVGKVFLEYVDTESASKARTGLHGRKFGGNQVVAVFYEEDKFHQGDYED; this comes from the exons ATGTCGGATTACGAAGCTGAAGCTGATGAATTCAACAACAACAATGGATCTCCTCTTCTCACCAAAGCTAACAACAACGGTGCTGGTCTAGATAGTGATTCCAAATCTCAG CGTGGCTCGCGAGGTTCTGAGAAGGAGATTTCGAGAAGCAGAGATAAGGAGAGGGATAGAGGACGGGATAGGGAGAGTGGTAGGGATAGGGATAGGGATAGGGATAAGGAGAGTAGTAGGGATAGGGATAGGGAAAGGAGCAGGGACAAGGGAAGAGATAGAGATAGAGATAGAGATAGGGATCGTCACAGGGAACGAGACCGTTACAGGGAGAGGGAACGGTCTGATAGATCAGATAGGGGAAGAGGAAGAGGTGATGATGATGGTTCCAGAAACTCTCGTGAGGATAG AAAAAGAGACTATGATAGGGACAGTTAcagggaagagaggagcagaaATAAGTCTGAGTCTCGAGGTAGGGATAGATCAGAACGCAGATCAAAGTCAGGGTCTCCAAAATCCCGTTCTCGGTCACGCTCGAAAAG CAAAAGAGTTAGCGGGTTTGATATGGCACCCCCTGCTTCGGAGATGTTAGCTGGAGCTGGATCTGGTGCTACCGAAAATGCATGGTCTAGTTTGG GTCAGATTCCTGGAACCACTCCCACAATTCCTGGAATGTTCCCAAACATGTTTTCGTTAACAACCGGACAG TTCGGAGGTCTTCCTGTTATGCCAGTTCAGGCAATGACTCAGCAG GCTACTAGACATGCTCGGCGGGTTTATGTTGGTGGACTTCCACCCTCTGCAAATGAACAG TCCGTAGCAACCTTTTTCAGTCATGTCATGTCTGCAATTGCTGGAAATACTGCTGGTCCAG GGGATGCTGTTGTTAATGTTTATATAAACCATGAAAAGAAGTTCGCTTTTGTGGAGATGAGATCTGTCGAGGAGGCCAGTAATGCAATGGCCTTGGACGGCATCATCTTTGAG GGAGCCCCAGTAAAGGTTAGGAGACCAAGTGATTACAATCCATCCTTGGCTGCTACTCTTGGTCCAAGCCAGCCCAATCCTAACTTAAATCTTGGTGCTGTCGGATTAATGCCCGGTTCTGCTGGTGGGCTCGAGGGTCCTGACCGAATATTTGTGGGTGGTGTCCCTTACTATTTTACAGAAGTCCAAATTAGGGAGCTTCTAGAATCTTTTGGACCTCTTCGTGGATTTGATTTAGTGAAGGACAGAGAAACCGGAAATTCGAAAGGATATGCTTTCTGCGTCTACCAGGACCTTTCTGTTACTGATATTGCTTGTGCAGCTCTTAATGGGATCAAAATGGGTGATAAAACACTTACAGTCAGGCGTGCAAACCAGGGTACTACTCAAGCGAAGCCTGAGCAAGAGAGTGTATTGCTGCATGCTCAGCAACAAATAGCTTTACAG AGGCTAATGTTGCAACAACCTCCTGCACCCATCGGCATCGCCAGCAAGGTTTTGTGCTTGACTCAGGTGGTTACGGAAGATGAACTGAAAGATGATGAGGACTACGAAGACATACTGGCTGACATGAAAACTGAATGTGGAAAATTTG GTGATTTAGTTAATGTAGTTATCCCCCGCCCAAATCCCAACGGTGAAGCATCAGCAGGAGTGGGCAAG GTATTCCTGGAATATGTCGATACTGAGAGTGCATCAAAAGCTCGAACAGGGTTACATGGAAGAAAGTTCGGTGGTAATCAAGTTGTTGCTGTATTTTACGAGGAGGACAAATTCCACCAAGGAGACTATGAGGATTAG
- the LOC141717837 gene encoding splicing factor U2af large subunit B-like isoform X2 — MSDYEAEADEFNNNNGSPLLTKANNNGAGLDSDSKSQRGSRGSEKEISRSRDKERDRGRDRESGRDRDRDRDKESSRDRDRERSRDKGRDRDRDRDRDRHRERDRYRERERSDRSDRGRGRGDDDGSRNSREDRKRDYDRDSYREERSRNKSESRGRDRSERRSKSGSPKSRSRSRSKSKRVSGFDMAPPASEMLAGAGSGATENAWSSLGQIPGTTPTIPGMFPNMFSLTTGQATRHARRVYVGGLPPSANEQSVATFFSHVMSAIAGNTAGPGDAVVNVYINHEKKFAFVEMRSVEEASNAMALDGIIFEGAPVKVRRPSDYNPSLAATLGPSQPNPNLNLGAVGLMPGSAGGLEGPDRIFVGGVPYYFTEVQIRELLESFGPLRGFDLVKDRETGNSKGYAFCVYQDLSVTDIACAALNGIKMGDKTLTVRRANQGTTQAKPEQESVLLHAQQQIALQRLMLQQPPAPIGIASKVLCLTQVVTEDELKDDEDYEDILADMKTECGKFGDLVNVVIPRPNPNGEASAGVGKVFLEYVDTESASKARTGLHGRKFGGNQVVAVFYEEDKFHQGDYED, encoded by the exons ATGTCGGATTACGAAGCTGAAGCTGATGAATTCAACAACAACAATGGATCTCCTCTTCTCACCAAAGCTAACAACAACGGTGCTGGTCTAGATAGTGATTCCAAATCTCAG CGTGGCTCGCGAGGTTCTGAGAAGGAGATTTCGAGAAGCAGAGATAAGGAGAGGGATAGAGGACGGGATAGGGAGAGTGGTAGGGATAGGGATAGGGATAGGGATAAGGAGAGTAGTAGGGATAGGGATAGGGAAAGGAGCAGGGACAAGGGAAGAGATAGAGATAGAGATAGAGATAGGGATCGTCACAGGGAACGAGACCGTTACAGGGAGAGGGAACGGTCTGATAGATCAGATAGGGGAAGAGGAAGAGGTGATGATGATGGTTCCAGAAACTCTCGTGAGGATAG AAAAAGAGACTATGATAGGGACAGTTAcagggaagagaggagcagaaATAAGTCTGAGTCTCGAGGTAGGGATAGATCAGAACGCAGATCAAAGTCAGGGTCTCCAAAATCCCGTTCTCGGTCACGCTCGAAAAG CAAAAGAGTTAGCGGGTTTGATATGGCACCCCCTGCTTCGGAGATGTTAGCTGGAGCTGGATCTGGTGCTACCGAAAATGCATGGTCTAGTTTGG GTCAGATTCCTGGAACCACTCCCACAATTCCTGGAATGTTCCCAAACATGTTTTCGTTAACAACCGGACAG GCTACTAGACATGCTCGGCGGGTTTATGTTGGTGGACTTCCACCCTCTGCAAATGAACAG TCCGTAGCAACCTTTTTCAGTCATGTCATGTCTGCAATTGCTGGAAATACTGCTGGTCCAG GGGATGCTGTTGTTAATGTTTATATAAACCATGAAAAGAAGTTCGCTTTTGTGGAGATGAGATCTGTCGAGGAGGCCAGTAATGCAATGGCCTTGGACGGCATCATCTTTGAG GGAGCCCCAGTAAAGGTTAGGAGACCAAGTGATTACAATCCATCCTTGGCTGCTACTCTTGGTCCAAGCCAGCCCAATCCTAACTTAAATCTTGGTGCTGTCGGATTAATGCCCGGTTCTGCTGGTGGGCTCGAGGGTCCTGACCGAATATTTGTGGGTGGTGTCCCTTACTATTTTACAGAAGTCCAAATTAGGGAGCTTCTAGAATCTTTTGGACCTCTTCGTGGATTTGATTTAGTGAAGGACAGAGAAACCGGAAATTCGAAAGGATATGCTTTCTGCGTCTACCAGGACCTTTCTGTTACTGATATTGCTTGTGCAGCTCTTAATGGGATCAAAATGGGTGATAAAACACTTACAGTCAGGCGTGCAAACCAGGGTACTACTCAAGCGAAGCCTGAGCAAGAGAGTGTATTGCTGCATGCTCAGCAACAAATAGCTTTACAG AGGCTAATGTTGCAACAACCTCCTGCACCCATCGGCATCGCCAGCAAGGTTTTGTGCTTGACTCAGGTGGTTACGGAAGATGAACTGAAAGATGATGAGGACTACGAAGACATACTGGCTGACATGAAAACTGAATGTGGAAAATTTG GTGATTTAGTTAATGTAGTTATCCCCCGCCCAAATCCCAACGGTGAAGCATCAGCAGGAGTGGGCAAG GTATTCCTGGAATATGTCGATACTGAGAGTGCATCAAAAGCTCGAACAGGGTTACATGGAAGAAAGTTCGGTGGTAATCAAGTTGTTGCTGTATTTTACGAGGAGGACAAATTCCACCAAGGAGACTATGAGGATTAG
- the LOC141717837 gene encoding splicing factor U2af large subunit B-like isoform X3, giving the protein MFIFKRNCQFGQIPGTTPTIPGMFPNMFSLTTGQFGGLPVMPVQAMTQQATRHARRVYVGGLPPSANEQSVATFFSHVMSAIAGNTAGPGDAVVNVYINHEKKFAFVEMRSVEEASNAMALDGIIFEGAPVKVRRPSDYNPSLAATLGPSQPNPNLNLGAVGLMPGSAGGLEGPDRIFVGGVPYYFTEVQIRELLESFGPLRGFDLVKDRETGNSKGYAFCVYQDLSVTDIACAALNGIKMGDKTLTVRRANQGTTQAKPEQESVLLHAQQQIALQRLMLQQPPAPIGIASKVLCLTQVVTEDELKDDEDYEDILADMKTECGKFGDLVNVVIPRPNPNGEASAGVGKVFLEYVDTESASKARTGLHGRKFGGNQVVAVFYEEDKFHQGDYED; this is encoded by the exons ATGTTCATCTTCAAACGGAATTGCCAGTTTG GTCAGATTCCTGGAACCACTCCCACAATTCCTGGAATGTTCCCAAACATGTTTTCGTTAACAACCGGACAG TTCGGAGGTCTTCCTGTTATGCCAGTTCAGGCAATGACTCAGCAG GCTACTAGACATGCTCGGCGGGTTTATGTTGGTGGACTTCCACCCTCTGCAAATGAACAG TCCGTAGCAACCTTTTTCAGTCATGTCATGTCTGCAATTGCTGGAAATACTGCTGGTCCAG GGGATGCTGTTGTTAATGTTTATATAAACCATGAAAAGAAGTTCGCTTTTGTGGAGATGAGATCTGTCGAGGAGGCCAGTAATGCAATGGCCTTGGACGGCATCATCTTTGAG GGAGCCCCAGTAAAGGTTAGGAGACCAAGTGATTACAATCCATCCTTGGCTGCTACTCTTGGTCCAAGCCAGCCCAATCCTAACTTAAATCTTGGTGCTGTCGGATTAATGCCCGGTTCTGCTGGTGGGCTCGAGGGTCCTGACCGAATATTTGTGGGTGGTGTCCCTTACTATTTTACAGAAGTCCAAATTAGGGAGCTTCTAGAATCTTTTGGACCTCTTCGTGGATTTGATTTAGTGAAGGACAGAGAAACCGGAAATTCGAAAGGATATGCTTTCTGCGTCTACCAGGACCTTTCTGTTACTGATATTGCTTGTGCAGCTCTTAATGGGATCAAAATGGGTGATAAAACACTTACAGTCAGGCGTGCAAACCAGGGTACTACTCAAGCGAAGCCTGAGCAAGAGAGTGTATTGCTGCATGCTCAGCAACAAATAGCTTTACAG AGGCTAATGTTGCAACAACCTCCTGCACCCATCGGCATCGCCAGCAAGGTTTTGTGCTTGACTCAGGTGGTTACGGAAGATGAACTGAAAGATGATGAGGACTACGAAGACATACTGGCTGACATGAAAACTGAATGTGGAAAATTTG GTGATTTAGTTAATGTAGTTATCCCCCGCCCAAATCCCAACGGTGAAGCATCAGCAGGAGTGGGCAAG GTATTCCTGGAATATGTCGATACTGAGAGTGCATCAAAAGCTCGAACAGGGTTACATGGAAGAAAGTTCGGTGGTAATCAAGTTGTTGCTGTATTTTACGAGGAGGACAAATTCCACCAAGGAGACTATGAGGATTAG
- the LOC141717837 gene encoding splicing factor U2af large subunit B-like isoform X4, whose translation MFIFKRNCQFGQIPGTTPTIPGMFPNMFSLTTGQATRHARRVYVGGLPPSANEQSVATFFSHVMSAIAGNTAGPGDAVVNVYINHEKKFAFVEMRSVEEASNAMALDGIIFEGAPVKVRRPSDYNPSLAATLGPSQPNPNLNLGAVGLMPGSAGGLEGPDRIFVGGVPYYFTEVQIRELLESFGPLRGFDLVKDRETGNSKGYAFCVYQDLSVTDIACAALNGIKMGDKTLTVRRANQGTTQAKPEQESVLLHAQQQIALQRLMLQQPPAPIGIASKVLCLTQVVTEDELKDDEDYEDILADMKTECGKFGDLVNVVIPRPNPNGEASAGVGKVFLEYVDTESASKARTGLHGRKFGGNQVVAVFYEEDKFHQGDYED comes from the exons ATGTTCATCTTCAAACGGAATTGCCAGTTTG GTCAGATTCCTGGAACCACTCCCACAATTCCTGGAATGTTCCCAAACATGTTTTCGTTAACAACCGGACAG GCTACTAGACATGCTCGGCGGGTTTATGTTGGTGGACTTCCACCCTCTGCAAATGAACAG TCCGTAGCAACCTTTTTCAGTCATGTCATGTCTGCAATTGCTGGAAATACTGCTGGTCCAG GGGATGCTGTTGTTAATGTTTATATAAACCATGAAAAGAAGTTCGCTTTTGTGGAGATGAGATCTGTCGAGGAGGCCAGTAATGCAATGGCCTTGGACGGCATCATCTTTGAG GGAGCCCCAGTAAAGGTTAGGAGACCAAGTGATTACAATCCATCCTTGGCTGCTACTCTTGGTCCAAGCCAGCCCAATCCTAACTTAAATCTTGGTGCTGTCGGATTAATGCCCGGTTCTGCTGGTGGGCTCGAGGGTCCTGACCGAATATTTGTGGGTGGTGTCCCTTACTATTTTACAGAAGTCCAAATTAGGGAGCTTCTAGAATCTTTTGGACCTCTTCGTGGATTTGATTTAGTGAAGGACAGAGAAACCGGAAATTCGAAAGGATATGCTTTCTGCGTCTACCAGGACCTTTCTGTTACTGATATTGCTTGTGCAGCTCTTAATGGGATCAAAATGGGTGATAAAACACTTACAGTCAGGCGTGCAAACCAGGGTACTACTCAAGCGAAGCCTGAGCAAGAGAGTGTATTGCTGCATGCTCAGCAACAAATAGCTTTACAG AGGCTAATGTTGCAACAACCTCCTGCACCCATCGGCATCGCCAGCAAGGTTTTGTGCTTGACTCAGGTGGTTACGGAAGATGAACTGAAAGATGATGAGGACTACGAAGACATACTGGCTGACATGAAAACTGAATGTGGAAAATTTG GTGATTTAGTTAATGTAGTTATCCCCCGCCCAAATCCCAACGGTGAAGCATCAGCAGGAGTGGGCAAG GTATTCCTGGAATATGTCGATACTGAGAGTGCATCAAAAGCTCGAACAGGGTTACATGGAAGAAAGTTCGGTGGTAATCAAGTTGTTGCTGTATTTTACGAGGAGGACAAATTCCACCAAGGAGACTATGAGGATTAG
- the LOC141717837 gene encoding splicing factor U2af large subunit B-like isoform X5: protein MPVQAMTQQATRHARRVYVGGLPPSANEQSVATFFSHVMSAIAGNTAGPGDAVVNVYINHEKKFAFVEMRSVEEASNAMALDGIIFEGAPVKVRRPSDYNPSLAATLGPSQPNPNLNLGAVGLMPGSAGGLEGPDRIFVGGVPYYFTEVQIRELLESFGPLRGFDLVKDRETGNSKGYAFCVYQDLSVTDIACAALNGIKMGDKTLTVRRANQGTTQAKPEQESVLLHAQQQIALQRLMLQQPPAPIGIASKVLCLTQVVTEDELKDDEDYEDILADMKTECGKFGDLVNVVIPRPNPNGEASAGVGKVFLEYVDTESASKARTGLHGRKFGGNQVVAVFYEEDKFHQGDYED, encoded by the exons ATGCCAGTTCAGGCAATGACTCAGCAG GCTACTAGACATGCTCGGCGGGTTTATGTTGGTGGACTTCCACCCTCTGCAAATGAACAG TCCGTAGCAACCTTTTTCAGTCATGTCATGTCTGCAATTGCTGGAAATACTGCTGGTCCAG GGGATGCTGTTGTTAATGTTTATATAAACCATGAAAAGAAGTTCGCTTTTGTGGAGATGAGATCTGTCGAGGAGGCCAGTAATGCAATGGCCTTGGACGGCATCATCTTTGAG GGAGCCCCAGTAAAGGTTAGGAGACCAAGTGATTACAATCCATCCTTGGCTGCTACTCTTGGTCCAAGCCAGCCCAATCCTAACTTAAATCTTGGTGCTGTCGGATTAATGCCCGGTTCTGCTGGTGGGCTCGAGGGTCCTGACCGAATATTTGTGGGTGGTGTCCCTTACTATTTTACAGAAGTCCAAATTAGGGAGCTTCTAGAATCTTTTGGACCTCTTCGTGGATTTGATTTAGTGAAGGACAGAGAAACCGGAAATTCGAAAGGATATGCTTTCTGCGTCTACCAGGACCTTTCTGTTACTGATATTGCTTGTGCAGCTCTTAATGGGATCAAAATGGGTGATAAAACACTTACAGTCAGGCGTGCAAACCAGGGTACTACTCAAGCGAAGCCTGAGCAAGAGAGTGTATTGCTGCATGCTCAGCAACAAATAGCTTTACAG AGGCTAATGTTGCAACAACCTCCTGCACCCATCGGCATCGCCAGCAAGGTTTTGTGCTTGACTCAGGTGGTTACGGAAGATGAACTGAAAGATGATGAGGACTACGAAGACATACTGGCTGACATGAAAACTGAATGTGGAAAATTTG GTGATTTAGTTAATGTAGTTATCCCCCGCCCAAATCCCAACGGTGAAGCATCAGCAGGAGTGGGCAAG GTATTCCTGGAATATGTCGATACTGAGAGTGCATCAAAAGCTCGAACAGGGTTACATGGAAGAAAGTTCGGTGGTAATCAAGTTGTTGCTGTATTTTACGAGGAGGACAAATTCCACCAAGGAGACTATGAGGATTAG